TTACGGATTGTAGTATCGGAGCGCCGATCACTTCTAACTGGACTTCCGCTCTCGGCTATTGCAATACTCTTACGTTAGGTGGACGCATATGGAGATTGCCAAACGTTAAAGAGCTTATGAGTTTGGTCGACCACGGCCGATCTGCAAATCCGATCGTCAACACATCCTTTTTTCCGAATACACAAGGAGCTTTCTATTGGACCTCTACATCCGGAATTTCAACGGGAACAAGTCCGAACGTCGCCACAGATTCCGATCCAGCGGTTCACATAGCTACAACGGCATCCAATGATAATACCTATCAAATTCCAAGAAACACCCAGTATCGTAAAATGGCGTACATCGTGGACTTCAGAATGGGTGGAGTTATCGAATTCTTAAAAAGCGATTCGACGACTGCTTACGTCAGATGCGTAAGCGGACCTTAATGAAAGGTGCTATAAACGTAAATCAGAATCGGAACCTTGATTTACGTTTATGGATCTTACTTTCCATTGGATCCAAACCGAATGATTGGGAAGAATTGCGCAGTCGAATTAAAATTCCACGATTGAAAAGATTCATTCATACCGGAGATGTTAGTATTAAAGGCTGATCGATGCAAAATACCGGCAACGAAATATTGGCAATGGAGAGAAGAAGTATCCCGACATTTTATAATGTTTTTAGACTCTGCGTCCTATTCGGATTCTCTGAATTGAACCGTTCATTTATAGGCAACGACTTAGCGCCGACTCAAAAACCCGCAATACATGAGCCGTAATCAAAGTCCATTAAGATTATAAAATAGAAAGGTCGCAATCAGACAAGCGTTCACAAATAAAATAAATTGATATATTAAATATTATTCATATACATATTTCTAATCA
The window above is part of the Leptospira sanjuanensis genome. Proteins encoded here:
- a CDS encoding Lcl C-terminal domain-containing protein; this translates as MYKIVIILIVFFGFTASVTALDGPFTDNLNGTITSGSGLVWQKCTQGQGVTDCSIGAPITSNWTSALGYCNTLTLGGRIWRLPNVKELMSLVDHGRSANPIVNTSFFPNTQGAFYWTSTSGISTGTSPNVATDSDPAVHIATTASNDNTYQIPRNTQYRKMAYIVDFRMGGVIEFLKSDSTTAYVRCVSGP